The following are from one region of the Candidatus Krumholzibacteriia bacterium genome:
- the ispH gene encoding 4-hydroxy-3-methylbut-2-enyl diphosphate reductase, which translates to MDRNRFPLPVAMSLEALLVQPRGFCAGVDRAIDIVDLCLQRFGAPVYVRKEIVHNKAVVQRFRERGVVFVEELDQVPDHGLCVFSAHGVSPAVFEDARARGLEVIDATCPLVTKVHNEVRRNVKQEGSTVVLIGHDGHEEVEGTMGQAPDHVVLVESVDDVAALEFDRETPLSYVTQTTLSVDETKGIIDALRARFPWIEGPAKDDICYATQNRQDAVKHLVDVEGIDLLLVIGSTNSSNSKRLVEVARDRGVDGYLVDGPDDLDPSWVEGKSRIGVTAGASAPEDLVQGVAGRLHDLGATVRDAVVTEENVTFALPPQLRRPTRSGASD; encoded by the coding sequence ATGGACCGGAACCGCTTCCCCCTCCCGGTCGCCATGAGCCTCGAAGCCCTGCTCGTCCAGCCCCGCGGATTCTGCGCCGGCGTGGACCGCGCCATCGACATCGTCGACCTGTGCCTGCAACGCTTCGGCGCTCCGGTCTACGTGCGCAAGGAGATCGTGCACAACAAGGCCGTCGTGCAGCGATTCCGTGAACGCGGCGTGGTCTTCGTCGAAGAGCTCGATCAGGTGCCCGACCACGGTCTGTGCGTGTTCAGCGCCCACGGTGTCTCGCCGGCGGTGTTCGAGGACGCCCGGGCGCGCGGGCTCGAGGTGATCGACGCCACCTGTCCGCTCGTGACGAAGGTGCACAACGAAGTGCGCCGGAACGTGAAGCAGGAGGGCTCGACCGTGGTGTTGATCGGTCACGACGGCCACGAAGAGGTCGAGGGCACCATGGGGCAGGCACCCGACCACGTGGTGCTCGTCGAGAGCGTCGACGACGTGGCCGCGCTCGAGTTCGATCGCGAGACACCGCTGTCGTACGTCACCCAGACCACCTTGTCCGTCGACGAGACGAAGGGCATCATCGACGCGCTCCGCGCGCGGTTCCCGTGGATCGAGGGGCCGGCGAAGGACGACATCTGCTACGCGACCCAGAACCGTCAGGACGCGGTGAAGCACCTGGTCGACGTCGAGGGCATCGATCTGCTGCTGGTGATCGGTAGCACGAACAGTTCGAACAGCAAGCGTCTGGTCGAAGTGGCGCGCGACCGCGGTGTCGACGGGTATCTGGTCGACGGTCCCGACGATCTGGACCCGTCGTGGGTCGAGGGGAAGAGCCGGATCGGCGTGACCGCGGGTGCGAGTGCGCCCGAGGACCTCGTGCAGGGAGTCGCCGGACGTCTGCACGACCTCGGTGCGACGGTGCGCGACGCAGTGGTCACCGAGGAGAACGTCACCTTCGCCCTGCCGCCGCAGCTGCGGCGGCCGACGCGGTCGGGCGCTTCGGACTGA
- the fni gene encoding type 2 isopentenyl-diphosphate Delta-isomerase — translation MADEGVIGARKRDHLEICLDGDRAASGRGNGLDRYALVHDALPEVDFDAIDLSTEFLGHALSAPLIISSMTGGTDRATSVNRTLARAAQHAGIAMGVGSQRAALEDDVVAQTYRIRDAAPDVLLFGNLGAVQLNRGYGLDECLAAVEMIEADGLFLHLNSLQEACQEEGDRDFSGLRDRIASLCRHAPFPVLLKTVGNGISPRTARKLVGLPLAGLEVSGAGGTSWSKIEALRGGDDGTLAPFASWGESTAESIGAVRSVLPTIPLIASGGIGDGVDVARALALGADVAGIARPMLQAAHRGEDTPARTIERIAHQLRISCFYCGRASVRALDADDLRGPYDGPRGTPGRTSGNSPDPSA, via the coding sequence GTGGCGGACGAGGGCGTCATCGGCGCGCGCAAGCGCGATCATCTGGAGATCTGTCTCGACGGCGACCGTGCGGCGTCCGGGCGCGGCAACGGTCTCGACCGCTACGCGCTGGTCCACGACGCCCTGCCCGAAGTCGATTTCGACGCCATCGACCTGTCGACCGAGTTCCTGGGCCACGCCCTGTCGGCTCCGCTGATCATCTCGTCGATGACCGGGGGGACCGACCGGGCCACGTCGGTCAACCGCACGCTCGCCCGTGCCGCCCAGCACGCCGGCATCGCCATGGGGGTGGGCAGTCAGCGGGCAGCCCTCGAGGACGACGTCGTCGCGCAGACCTACCGGATCCGCGATGCGGCGCCGGACGTGCTGCTGTTCGGCAATCTCGGCGCGGTGCAGTTGAACCGGGGCTACGGACTCGACGAGTGTCTGGCGGCCGTCGAGATGATCGAGGCCGATGGTCTGTTCCTGCACCTGAACTCGCTGCAGGAGGCGTGTCAGGAGGAGGGGGACCGGGACTTCTCGGGATTGCGCGACCGCATCGCTTCGCTGTGCCGGCACGCGCCCTTTCCCGTGTTGTTGAAGACCGTGGGCAACGGGATCTCGCCACGGACCGCGCGCAAGCTGGTCGGCCTGCCCCTGGCCGGGCTCGAGGTGAGCGGGGCCGGGGGCACCAGCTGGTCGAAGATCGAGGCCCTGCGCGGTGGTGACGACGGAACGTTGGCTCCCTTTGCGAGCTGGGGTGAGTCGACGGCGGAATCGATCGGGGCGGTGCGTTCGGTGCTCCCCACGATCCCGCTCATCGCCAGCGGAGGTATCGGTGACGGTGTCGACGTGGCCCGGGCGTTGGCCCTGGGGGCCGACGTGGCCGGGATCGCGCGTCCCATGCTCCAGGCCGCGCACCGGGGCGAGGATACCCCGGCCCGCACGATCGAGAGGATCGCCCACCAGCTCCGGATCAGCTGTTTCTACTGTGGCCGGGCGTCGGTGCGGGCGCTCGACGCGGACGATCTGCGGGGCCCTTACGACGGGCCCCGTGGAACGCCGGGCCGGACCTCCGGGAACTCCCCGGACCCTTCCGCGTAG
- a CDS encoding ATP-binding cassette domain-containing protein translates to MIRVENLSKDYGPVRALDAVSFEVGRQQILGFLGPNGAGKSTAMKIITTYLAPTAGKVLVDGIDVTEDPIAVRRRIGYLPETNPLYMDMRADDYLRFCGQARGLRGEDLRRRFDFVVEAAGIGHVLKKQINQLSKGFRQRTGLAQALIHDPPVLILDEPTSGLDPLQIIEIRRLIQELAREKTIIFSTHILSEISSTTDDVIIINNGRAIAKGRIRDLQRDAHRELPVRASLVAPRDAVEDELQQIAGVEHVSVLGEREGHVSVEFRVEGDIVAAQRMVGERAREHGWTVLELGTSEVTLEEVFISLVQRSKSHDGRPAAEAVRAGVSHG, encoded by the coding sequence ATGATCCGCGTCGAAAATCTCTCGAAGGACTACGGTCCGGTGCGCGCGCTGGATGCGGTGTCCTTCGAGGTTGGACGCCAGCAGATCCTGGGCTTCCTCGGCCCGAACGGCGCCGGCAAGAGCACCGCGATGAAGATCATCACGACCTACCTCGCCCCGACGGCGGGGAAGGTGCTCGTCGACGGCATCGACGTGACCGAGGACCCCATCGCCGTGCGCCGCCGCATCGGCTATCTGCCGGAGACCAACCCGCTGTACATGGACATGCGCGCCGACGATTACCTGCGCTTCTGCGGTCAGGCCCGCGGGCTGCGCGGGGAGGACCTGCGGCGGCGCTTCGACTTCGTGGTCGAGGCCGCCGGCATCGGCCACGTGTTGAAGAAGCAGATCAACCAGCTCTCGAAGGGCTTCAGGCAGCGCACGGGGCTCGCCCAGGCGCTGATCCACGACCCGCCGGTCCTGATCCTCGACGAGCCCACCAGTGGTCTCGATCCGCTGCAGATCATCGAGATCCGACGGCTGATCCAGGAACTGGCGCGCGAGAAGACGATCATCTTCTCGACGCACATCCTCAGCGAGATCAGCTCGACCACCGACGACGTGATCATCATCAACAACGGCAGGGCGATCGCGAAGGGTCGGATCCGCGACCTGCAGCGTGACGCCCACCGCGAGCTGCCCGTCCGGGCCTCGTTGGTGGCCCCGCGCGATGCCGTCGAAGACGAGCTGCAGCAGATCGCCGGCGTGGAGCACGTGAGCGTGCTCGGCGAGCGCGAGGGCCACGTGAGCGTGGAGTTCCGCGTCGAGGGCGACATCGTGGCCGCGCAGCGCATGGTCGGCGAACGTGCCCGCGAGCACGGCTGGACGGTGCTCGAACTGGGGACCTCGGAGGTCACGCTCGAGGAAGTGTTCATCTCACTGGTGCAGCGTTCGAAGAGCCACGACGGACGGCCTGCAGCCGAAGCGGTGCGTGCGGGGGTGAGCCATGGGTAA
- a CDS encoding ABC transporter permease subunit has protein sequence MGNVGIIFRREFRAYFDSSIAYIFMIVFLLLMGGIYMSSFFLAGAADMRGFFGNLPLFNLFFLPAVTMRLWAEDKRIGTMELLMTLPMKAQEIVVGKYLAALAFYAIALAGTLTIPVMISAVGNPDVGAMVSGYLGSLLLGAFYLAVGIFVSGLFKDQIAAFVVALMFCLFFYFAGTPLVVATTDGWISGLGTFLENYVGISGHFDDIQRGVVDVRNVLYFVSMTALFLVLNTLSLEGRKY, from the coding sequence ATGGGTAACGTCGGTATCATCTTCCGCCGCGAGTTCCGCGCCTACTTCGACAGCAGCATTGCCTACATCTTCATGATCGTGTTCCTGCTGCTCATGGGCGGGATCTACATGAGTTCGTTCTTCCTGGCCGGCGCTGCGGACATGCGCGGCTTCTTCGGGAACCTGCCGTTGTTCAATCTCTTCTTCCTGCCCGCCGTGACCATGCGCCTGTGGGCCGAAGACAAACGCATCGGCACCATGGAACTGTTGATGACGCTGCCGATGAAGGCGCAGGAGATCGTCGTGGGCAAGTACCTGGCCGCGCTCGCCTTCTACGCGATCGCGCTCGCCGGTACACTGACGATCCCGGTCATGATCAGTGCGGTCGGCAACCCCGACGTGGGGGCCATGGTCAGTGGTTACCTCGGTAGCCTGTTGCTCGGCGCATTCTACCTGGCGGTGGGGATCTTCGTGAGTGGGCTGTTCAAGGACCAGATCGCCGCCTTCGTCGTGGCGCTCATGTTCTGCCTGTTCTTCTACTTCGCCGGCACGCCGCTCGTGGTGGCCACCACCGACGGCTGGATCAGCGGGCTGGGCACCTTCCTCGAGAACTACGTCGGCATTTCCGGGCACTTCGACGACATCCAGCGGGGCGTCGTCGACGTGCGCAACGTGCTCTACTTCGTCTCGATGACGGCGTTGTTCCTGGTGTTGAACACGCTGTCGCTCGAAGGGAGGAAGTACTGA
- a CDS encoding GldG family protein, which translates to MASQKTSFNLRFAVTAVVVVGIVVFLNALAGTVDTARFDLTDDQIYTVSPAAKRVLSELEVPVQVKLYMTDKDEMPTGLQTLERDLVDKLREFSVISDGNVEYSVVDPSESEELKEKIANKGIRPFQVQTVERDAMGIKLVYSAMEIGYLDKDPEILPQILPQSLETFEYDVCSAISRLTRDMDPVVAVYASRQQIDPQMMQMYLQMGQQPPEPPEVYGNVMELLRGQAYDVRRTQITEDSPIPEEASTLVLLAPRNLNERQLYEINRFAQMGGNVIVAVQNYEFQYAPSRQGGFTFTPQPVNPGTDPLLDGWGVTVSDGVLMDSNMEVLGIPSTRNVGGFRMQVSEPVQAPMHIKVTQDQFVADTSITNGVGDLLYLWGSRLEIDHERLAEAGIEPITLFTTSSDTWEVDWSAGPLTQSSLISDPDSDLSREPLAVLMRGEIPNVYPTGNKPEWPGGAASDTTDTGPEPVEEFVPVGSSVVVLGDAKMFEDSFLQMVPGNSMLLLNAVDALTLGDDIIQIRARTMTQRTIQPLSDQAKLGWRFFAVGLVPLVVAAYGIFRSVRRRREEAAFLAAQRAA; encoded by the coding sequence ATGGCCAGCCAGAAGACCAGCTTCAACCTGCGGTTCGCGGTGACGGCGGTCGTGGTCGTCGGGATCGTCGTCTTCCTCAACGCCCTCGCGGGGACGGTCGACACCGCTCGCTTCGACCTCACCGACGACCAGATCTACACGGTGAGTCCGGCCGCGAAGCGCGTGCTGAGCGAGCTCGAGGTCCCGGTGCAGGTCAAGCTCTACATGACCGACAAGGACGAGATGCCGACCGGGCTGCAGACCCTCGAGCGGGATCTGGTCGACAAGCTCCGCGAGTTCTCCGTGATCAGCGACGGAAACGTCGAGTACTCGGTCGTCGACCCGTCCGAGAGCGAGGAGCTGAAGGAGAAGATCGCCAACAAGGGGATCCGGCCCTTCCAGGTCCAGACGGTCGAGCGTGACGCAATGGGCATCAAGCTCGTGTACTCGGCCATGGAGATCGGTTACCTGGACAAGGATCCCGAGATCCTGCCGCAGATCCTGCCACAGTCGCTGGAGACCTTCGAGTACGACGTCTGTTCGGCGATCAGCCGGCTCACACGGGACATGGATCCGGTGGTGGCGGTCTACGCCAGCCGGCAGCAGATCGACCCCCAGATGATGCAGATGTATCTACAGATGGGGCAGCAGCCGCCGGAGCCGCCCGAGGTCTACGGCAACGTCATGGAGCTGCTCCGTGGTCAGGCCTACGACGTGCGTCGCACGCAGATCACCGAGGACTCGCCGATACCCGAGGAGGCGAGCACGCTCGTCCTGCTGGCTCCGCGTAACCTGAACGAGCGGCAACTCTACGAGATCAACCGCTTCGCCCAGATGGGCGGCAACGTGATCGTGGCCGTGCAGAACTACGAGTTCCAGTACGCGCCCTCGCGGCAGGGAGGCTTCACCTTCACGCCGCAGCCGGTGAACCCGGGCACCGATCCGCTGCTCGACGGCTGGGGCGTGACCGTGAGCGACGGCGTGCTCATGGACTCCAACATGGAGGTCCTGGGCATTCCGAGCACGCGCAACGTCGGCGGATTCCGCATGCAGGTGAGCGAGCCGGTGCAGGCACCGATGCACATCAAGGTGACCCAGGACCAGTTCGTGGCCGACACCTCGATCACCAACGGCGTGGGTGACCTGCTCTACCTGTGGGGCAGCCGTCTGGAGATCGATCACGAGCGCCTGGCCGAAGCCGGCATCGAGCCGATCACCCTCTTCACGACCTCGAGCGACACGTGGGAGGTCGACTGGAGCGCCGGTCCGCTCACACAGTCCTCGTTGATCAGTGACCCCGACTCGGACCTTTCGCGCGAGCCATTGGCCGTGCTCATGCGTGGGGAGATCCCGAACGTCTACCCGACCGGCAACAAGCCCGAGTGGCCGGGTGGGGCCGCGTCCGACACCACGGACACGGGTCCGGAGCCGGTGGAGGAGTTCGTGCCGGTGGGGTCGAGCGTGGTCGTTCTCGGCGACGCCAAGATGTTCGAGGACTCGTTCCTTCAGATGGTCCCGGGCAACAGCATGCTGCTGCTCAACGCCGTCGATGCTCTGACGCTCGGCGACGACATCATCCAGATCCGCGCCCGTACCATGACCCAGCGCACGATCCAGCCGCTGAGCGACCAGGCCAAGCTGGGCTGGCGCTTCTTCGCGGTCGGCCTGGTGCCGCTCGTGGTCGCGGCCTACGGGATCTTCCGTTCCGTCCGCCGTCGGCGCGAGGAGGCCGCCTTCCTGGCGGCCCAGCGCGCGGCCTAG
- a CDS encoding DUF4340 domain-containing protein yields the protein MGNNRNLIVLGVVLVVLVGAYLLTQDRRPELDETGGFEELVETELSTDDVYTLEVSLGGDPEQGFTVVQRDDEWFVSSHYDAPANLNKIRTLLGNLETVSGEPRSDDAGVLDAYALDDSSAYHVRILGEGGDPMLELLIGERSGQGCFVRRPGSNRVLLADHNFLSDFGVWGDERPAPKASSWIDLVAFEVERDEVRTIEIRGDEQTVVMTKEFVETEAAPADTMNAAGPEVQDPNAYEWRVKAPSDFVASKTRADGVLNAITNVRARDVVGDALEEDLGLGDDARSVVVTLADGTSHTLYFGETLGDDDSLLYFRVEDEALVWSLPEYVANNVFKTEDDLRAES from the coding sequence ATGGGCAACAATCGCAACCTGATCGTGCTGGGTGTGGTGTTGGTCGTGCTGGTGGGCGCGTATCTGCTGACGCAGGACCGGCGCCCCGAACTCGACGAGACCGGGGGCTTCGAGGAGCTGGTCGAGACCGAGCTCTCGACCGATGACGTCTACACGCTCGAGGTGTCGCTCGGCGGCGATCCCGAGCAGGGCTTCACCGTGGTGCAGCGCGACGACGAGTGGTTCGTGAGCAGCCACTACGACGCGCCGGCCAATCTCAACAAGATCCGCACCCTGCTGGGCAACCTGGAGACCGTGAGCGGTGAGCCGCGCAGCGACGACGCCGGCGTGCTCGACGCCTACGCCCTCGACGACTCCAGCGCCTACCACGTGCGGATCCTCGGCGAGGGCGGCGACCCGATGCTCGAGCTGTTGATCGGCGAGCGCAGCGGCCAGGGATGCTTCGTGCGCCGGCCGGGCAGCAACCGCGTGCTGCTGGCCGACCACAACTTCCTCAGCGACTTCGGTGTGTGGGGCGACGAGCGTCCCGCACCGAAGGCCAGCAGCTGGATCGACCTCGTGGCCTTCGAAGTCGAGCGGGACGAGGTGCGCACGATCGAGATCCGGGGCGACGAGCAGACCGTGGTCATGACGAAGGAGTTCGTCGAGACCGAGGCGGCACCGGCCGACACCATGAATGCCGCCGGACCCGAGGTGCAGGATCCCAACGCCTACGAATGGCGTGTGAAGGCGCCGTCGGACTTCGTGGCCTCGAAGACGCGGGCCGACGGCGTGCTCAACGCCATCACCAACGTCCGCGCCCGCGACGTCGTGGGCGATGCCCTGGAGGAGGACCTCGGGCTGGGCGACGACGCCCGCAGCGTCGTGGTCACCCTGGCCGACGGCACCTCGCACACCCTGTACTTCGGCGAGACGCTCGGGGACGACGACTCGCTGCTGTACTTCCGGGTCGAAGACGAGGCGCTCGTCTGGTCACTGCCCGAGTACGTGGCGAACAACGTCTTCAAGACCGAGGACGACCTGCGGGCCGAGTCCTGA
- a CDS encoding DUF134 domain-containing protein, translating to MPRPRKRCRCRRFDGDRVFKPRSVPMSALETVELELAELEAMRWCDVEGLQQSEAGERMGISRGTVQRYLQRGRQKLVGALLAGRAVVVHDGDVDEAVLDSTEAGTRSRRG from the coding sequence GTGCCGCGACCGCGTAAACGATGCCGGTGCCGACGTTTCGACGGCGACCGCGTCTTCAAGCCCCGCAGCGTGCCGATGAGCGCACTGGAGACGGTGGAGCTCGAGCTGGCCGAACTCGAGGCCATGCGCTGGTGCGACGTCGAGGGCCTGCAGCAATCCGAGGCCGGGGAGCGGATGGGGATCTCGAGGGGGACCGTGCAACGTTATCTGCAGAGAGGACGGCAGAAACTCGTGGGCGCCCTGCTCGCCGGCCGGGCCGTGGTCGTGCACGACGGAGACGTCGACGAGGCCGTTCTCGACTCCACGGAGGCAGGCACCCGGAGCCGGCGCGGCTGA
- a CDS encoding FAD-dependent oxidoreductase, with amino-acid sequence MTDSYDVVLVGGGPSTRILNKFLHQLLPDVRTVVIRDENRIVNHCGTPYIVEGEIPWQKGLIPEKLVEQFDTEILVDPVVGGDPVAHEVELASGRVLRYRQLVFATGTDQITPPIPGFDLDGVLKVRRTVDVERAMQALSGVDDVVVLGGGYIGLEFAVSLANMGKRVSLVEMLDRVMGDRIDLAMAAAIEEHLRARGIDLRTGVAASRILGDAGHVTGVELADGSKIHADAVIPSVGVRPIVDFASRLGLETDTDGLVVDDHFRTSQPDVYAIGDCVGTRCAITGRRINGKLGSNAGRMARTLALQLSGLDDRPFPGIVNVAATVLGGLAYGSAGLTERDAHDAGIEVHTVRAQATHTYDNMPHPHPVDIKMTYRADDLRVLGGELLGRFNPAGHLEALGQMIERGARLFDVVGASYCSHPELTPKTSHPYWTFASEKLLFRLQSEKELATTAPVGSGE; translated from the coding sequence GTGACCGATTCCTACGACGTCGTCCTCGTGGGTGGGGGACCCTCCACCCGTATCCTCAACAAGTTCCTGCACCAGTTGCTCCCCGACGTGCGCACGGTGGTGATCCGCGACGAGAACCGGATCGTGAACCACTGCGGCACTCCCTACATCGTCGAGGGCGAGATCCCCTGGCAGAAGGGCCTCATTCCCGAGAAGCTGGTCGAGCAGTTCGACACCGAGATCCTGGTCGATCCGGTGGTCGGCGGCGACCCGGTCGCCCACGAGGTCGAACTCGCCTCGGGCCGCGTGCTCCGCTACCGCCAGCTCGTCTTCGCCACCGGGACCGACCAGATCACCCCACCGATCCCCGGGTTCGACCTCGACGGTGTGCTGAAGGTGCGCCGCACGGTCGACGTCGAGCGCGCGATGCAGGCACTGAGCGGCGTCGACGACGTGGTCGTGCTCGGTGGCGGCTACATCGGTCTGGAGTTCGCCGTCTCGCTGGCCAACATGGGCAAGCGAGTGAGCCTGGTCGAGATGCTCGACCGCGTGATGGGCGATCGCATCGACCTCGCCATGGCCGCGGCCATCGAGGAGCATCTGCGCGCACGGGGAATCGATCTGCGCACCGGCGTGGCGGCGAGCCGCATCCTGGGCGATGCCGGACACGTGACCGGCGTGGAACTGGCCGACGGTTCGAAGATCCACGCCGATGCCGTGATCCCGTCGGTGGGAGTGCGGCCGATCGTCGATTTCGCGTCGAGGCTGGGTCTCGAGACCGACACCGACGGTCTGGTGGTCGACGACCACTTCCGTACCAGTCAGCCGGACGTCTACGCCATCGGTGACTGTGTCGGCACCCGTTGTGCGATCACCGGCCGCCGGATCAATGGCAAGCTCGGCTCGAACGCCGGCCGCATGGCGCGCACGCTCGCCCTGCAGCTGAGCGGTCTCGACGACCGGCCCTTTCCGGGCATCGTCAACGTCGCCGCCACCGTTCTCGGCGGCCTGGCCTACGGCAGTGCCGGTCTGACCGAACGCGACGCGCACGACGCGGGCATCGAGGTCCACACGGTGCGGGCCCAGGCCACGCACACCTACGACAACATGCCCCACCCGCACCCGGTCGACATCAAGATGACCTACCGCGCCGACGACCTGCGCGTGCTCGGCGGCGAGCTGCTCGGGCGCTTCAACCCGGCGGGTCACCTCGAGGCCCTCGGCCAGATGATCGAGCGCGGCGCGCGCCTGTTCGACGTCGTGGGCGCGAGCTACTGCTCGCACCCCGAACTCACCCCGAAGACCAGTCACCCGTACTGGACCTTCGCGTCCGAGAAGCTCCTGTTCCGTCTGCAGTCGGAGAAGGAACTCGCAACCACGGCTCCCGTCGGGAGTGGGGAGTGA
- a CDS encoding DUF302 domain-containing protein, whose protein sequence is MDPIVALLVGLVVGSVLTGVFVLWLMRTKMVVAQRSARSFEDTCATVEEVVEDAKGWGFPIDSWDMYRTFADKDLVPDGFRKLRIYFVCNAGFASRLLSSVPGFVGMMPCTWAVYELDDGSVHLSKLNIGLMSRMFDGPVREVMGKVARADDEFVPVALGTN, encoded by the coding sequence ATGGATCCGATCGTCGCTCTGCTCGTCGGCCTCGTCGTCGGCAGCGTCCTCACCGGTGTCTTCGTCCTCTGGCTCATGCGCACGAAGATGGTGGTGGCCCAGCGCAGTGCACGCAGCTTCGAGGATACCTGTGCGACCGTCGAGGAGGTGGTCGAGGACGCGAAGGGTTGGGGCTTCCCGATCGACAGCTGGGACATGTACCGGACCTTCGCCGACAAGGACCTCGTTCCCGATGGCTTCCGGAAGCTGCGGATCTACTTCGTGTGCAACGCGGGTTTCGCCAGCCGTTTGCTGTCGTCGGTGCCGGGCTTCGTGGGGATGATGCCGTGCACCTGGGCGGTGTACGAACTCGACGACGGCAGCGTGCATCTGTCGAAGCTCAACATCGGTCTGATGAGCCGGATGTTCGACGGGCCGGTGCGCGAGGTGATGGGGAAGGTGGCCCGGGCGGACGACGAGTTCGTACCCGTGGCGCTGGGGACGAACTAG
- a CDS encoding NifB/NifX family molybdenum-iron cluster-binding protein → MKLCIPSRDDRGLESETVGHFGRAPFFTIVDTDTGGIDTRANPSCHTHPGVCQHVDTLRALGVDAVAGVGVGRRAWQGLHDAGIEVYASPAPHVADVVEAVKAGTVEAMDESAACGGHGHGHGHGHAHGLGHGHGHREDDHHGEGHGPGRGRCRPHDGGGGRGGGHRRDRQRVRGD, encoded by the coding sequence ATGAAACTCTGCATTCCCAGTCGCGACGACCGCGGTCTCGAGAGCGAGACCGTCGGACACTTCGGGCGCGCTCCCTTCTTCACGATCGTCGACACCGACACCGGTGGGATCGACACCCGCGCCAACCCCAGCTGCCACACCCACCCCGGGGTGTGCCAGCACGTGGACACCCTGCGCGCGCTCGGCGTCGACGCCGTGGCCGGCGTGGGCGTCGGTCGCCGGGCCTGGCAGGGCCTGCACGACGCCGGCATCGAGGTCTACGCGAGCCCCGCTCCGCACGTGGCCGACGTGGTCGAGGCCGTGAAGGCCGGTACCGTGGAGGCGATGGACGAGAGCGCGGCCTGCGGCGGGCACGGTCACGGCCATGGGCATGGCCACGCGCACGGTCTCGGGCATGGTCACGGCCACCGAGAAGACGATCACCACGGCGAGGGTCACGGTCCGGGACGCGGCCGTTGCCGACCCCACGATGGAGGCGGCGGTCGCGGTGGCGGCCACCGGCGTGACCGGCAGCGCGTCCGGGGCGACTAG
- a CDS encoding transporter substrate-binding domain-containing protein, with protein MTLLLLLSTGVAAQPPADEPLRVLLRVAPPFVIDEGDGEFSGISVDLWRGIAEDRQVPYEFEVVGLDTMLDVVAAGDADVGVGATTVTAVREQRLDFMHPFLSSGLAIAAPSAGSPWTTVLTRVVSWDFLRAVSALAVLLLAVGVVVWLFERRRNPDEFQSETARGLWSSFWFAAVTMTTVGYGDKAPVSIGGRVVALVWMFASIIVISFFTASIATALTVQSLAQGIEGPSDLPGLRVGAVRATTGAAYLSSELEIEPREFETTRKAVRALARDEVDALVHDAPILRWELREHGGDDLEVLPERIERQDYAFVLPPGSPRREDLNRALLDQIESPRFVRMLEFYLGR; from the coding sequence GTGACCCTTCTTCTCCTGCTCTCGACCGGCGTGGCGGCCCAGCCCCCGGCCGACGAGCCCCTGCGCGTGCTGCTGCGCGTGGCCCCGCCCTTCGTGATCGACGAGGGCGACGGCGAATTCTCCGGGATCAGCGTGGACCTCTGGCGCGGCATCGCCGAGGACCGCCAGGTGCCCTACGAATTCGAGGTCGTCGGCCTCGACACCATGCTCGACGTGGTCGCCGCCGGCGACGCCGACGTGGGGGTCGGTGCGACCACCGTGACCGCGGTGCGCGAGCAGCGGCTCGACTTCATGCACCCCTTCCTCAGCTCCGGGCTGGCCATCGCGGCGCCGTCCGCCGGTTCGCCCTGGACGACCGTCCTCACCCGCGTCGTCTCGTGGGACTTCCTGCGCGCCGTGAGCGCGCTCGCGGTGCTGCTGCTCGCCGTCGGCGTGGTCGTGTGGCTGTTCGAGCGGCGCCGTAATCCCGACGAGTTCCAGTCCGAGACGGCTCGCGGACTGTGGTCTTCGTTCTGGTTCGCGGCCGTGACCATGACCACCGTGGGCTACGGCGACAAGGCGCCGGTGTCGATCGGTGGCCGTGTGGTCGCCCTGGTGTGGATGTTCGCGAGCATCATCGTGATCTCCTTCTTCACTGCCTCCATCGCCACCGCCCTGACCGTGCAGAGCCTGGCCCAGGGGATCGAAGGTCCCTCCGACCTGCCGGGACTGCGGGTGGGCGCCGTCCGCGCCACCACCGGCGCGGCCTATCTGAGCAGCGAACTCGAGATCGAGCCGCGGGAGTTCGAGACCACGCGAAAGGCGGTGCGTGCCCTCGCCCGCGACGAGGTCGACGCTCTGGTCCACGACGCGCCGATCCTGCGCTGGGAGCTGCGTGAGCACGGCGGCGACGACCTCGAGGTCCTGCCCGAGAGGATCGAGCGTCAGGACTACGCCTTCGTCCTGCCCCCGGGCTCGCCGCGGCGCGAGGACCTCAACCGGGCCCTGCTCGACCAGATCGAGTCGCCGCGCTTCGTGCGGATGCTCGAGTTCTACCTCGGCCGCTGA